One Scylla paramamosain isolate STU-SP2022 chromosome 6, ASM3559412v1, whole genome shotgun sequence DNA segment encodes these proteins:
- the LOC135101676 gene encoding uncharacterized protein LOC135101676 isoform X1, with protein MVALFVVVCTSWPLPLIFTLLASVPGHVMSQGVMLLRPSLSIQRDPQVLVVESCLDSVDGKQSGFQSKVVVIHAQDTREDALQLASQLRNPMEGNRLYVLLLQESKKNTQVKSSLRCDPWNSIHKWFIKVDAVLPVLSPQLLRQIQNRDFSRESEWEKRYNRFAHSMMLDQHVEYGSKNGFCRAVCPARFPEETSSSSSSSSSSSTQEVFSV; from the exons ATGGTCGCCTTATTTGTTGTGGTCTGCACTTCTTggcctcttcctctcatctttacaTTGCTTGCCTCTGTTCCCGGACATGTCATG AGCCAGGGAGTGATGCTGCTAAGACCTTCACTGTCTATCCAGAGGGATCCacaggtgctggtggtggaatcTTGCTTGGACAGTGTGGATGGCAAGCAGTCAGGGTTCCAgtcaaaggtggtggtgatccatGCCCAGGACACCAGGGAGGATGCACTGCag CTTGCATCTCAGCTGAGGAATCCCATGGAGGGCAACAGATTGTATGTGTTGCTTCTGCAAGAGTCTAAGAAGAACACACAAGTTAAGAGCAGCCTGAGGTGTGATCCATGGAACAGCATCCACAAGTGGTTCATCAAG GTTGATGCTGTGCTGCCGGTACTGTCGCCTCAGCTTCTGCGTCAGATTCAGAACAGAGACTTCagcagagagagtgagtgggagaaaCGCTACAACCGCTTTGCCCACTCGATGATGCTAGACCAGCATGTGGAGTACGGGAGCAAGAATGGGTTCTGCCGTGCCGTTTGTCCTGCCAGATTCCCGGAGGAG
- the LOC135101677 gene encoding uncharacterized protein LOC135101677, which produces MEECPHFQDLTVKRFLKTLLEHNRRDILSKLEKFVRLKPGSDAAKTFTVYPEGSAGAGGGILLGQCACNTQAHFSKRLTLCCRYCRLSFCVRFRTETSAERFRTETSAERVSGRNATTALPTR; this is translated from the exons ATGGAGGAGTGCCCACACTTCCAGGACCTTACTGTTAAGAGGTTCCTGAAGACCCTACTTGAGCACAACCGCCGAGACATTCTCTCCAAGCTGGAGAAGTTTGTGCGCCTGA AGCCAGGGAGTGATGCTGCTAAGACCTTCACTGTCTATCCAGAGGGATCcgcaggtgctggtggtggaatcTTGCTTGGACAGTGTGCCTGTAACACACAGGCACATTTCTCCAAAAG GTTGACGCTGTGCTGCCGGTACTGTCGCCTCAGCTTCTGCGTCAGATTCAGAACAGAGACTTCAGCAGAGAGATTCAGAACAGAGACTTCagcagagagagtgagtgggagaaaCGCTACAACTGCTTTGCCCACTCGATGA